Proteins from a genomic interval of Marmoricola sp. OAE513:
- a CDS encoding lipid-transfer protein, with product MAKEAGTKALEDAGIAFENVEQAHVGFMYGESTAGQRAVYELGMTGIPITNVNNNCSTGSTALYLAANAIRGGLADCTLALGFEKMQPGSLTTAYEDREQPLMKHIVALAEMREFAFPAAPWMFGAAGLEHNEKYGSTPEHFAKIAEKNHRHSANNPYAQFRDVYELEDIKNAKMVYAEAGLTRLMCSPTSDGSGAAVLASERFVEENGLAEQAVEIVGQAMVTDMRSTFDTASAINLVGADMSRKAAEKVYEQAQITPADVDVIELHDCFAPNELITYEALGLAAEGEAHHLVDAGDTTYGGRWVVNPSGGLISKGHPLGATGLAQCAEMTWQLRGQAEARQVASAATKDGVALQHNIGLGGAVVVTAYRPAQR from the coding sequence ATGGCCAAGGAGGCCGGGACCAAGGCGCTCGAGGACGCCGGCATCGCGTTCGAGAATGTCGAGCAGGCGCACGTCGGTTTCATGTACGGCGAGTCGACCGCCGGGCAGCGCGCCGTCTACGAGCTCGGCATGACCGGCATCCCGATCACCAACGTGAACAACAACTGCTCCACCGGGTCCACCGCGCTCTACCTGGCTGCGAACGCGATCCGCGGCGGCCTGGCCGACTGCACCCTGGCCCTGGGTTTTGAGAAGATGCAGCCGGGGTCGCTGACCACGGCGTACGAGGACCGCGAGCAGCCGCTGATGAAGCACATCGTCGCGCTGGCCGAGATGCGCGAGTTCGCCTTCCCGGCCGCGCCCTGGATGTTCGGTGCGGCCGGGTTGGAGCACAACGAGAAGTACGGCTCGACCCCGGAGCACTTCGCCAAGATCGCCGAGAAGAACCACCGGCACTCGGCGAACAACCCGTACGCGCAGTTCCGCGACGTGTACGAGCTCGAGGACATCAAGAACGCCAAGATGGTCTACGCCGAGGCCGGCCTGACCCGGTTGATGTGCTCGCCGACCTCCGACGGCTCGGGCGCCGCGGTGCTCGCCAGCGAGCGGTTCGTCGAGGAGAACGGTCTGGCCGAGCAGGCCGTCGAGATCGTCGGGCAGGCGATGGTGACCGACATGCGTTCGACCTTCGACACCGCCTCGGCGATCAACCTGGTCGGCGCCGACATGAGCCGCAAGGCGGCCGAGAAGGTCTACGAACAGGCGCAGATCACGCCGGCCGACGTCGACGTGATCGAGCTGCACGACTGCTTCGCCCCCAACGAGCTGATCACCTACGAGGCGCTCGGACTCGCCGCCGAGGGCGAGGCGCACCACCTCGTCGACGCCGGCGACACGACGTACGGCGGGCGCTGGGTGGTCAACCCGTCGGGCGGCCTGATCTCCAAGGGACACCCGTTGGGCGCGACCGGGCTGGCGCAGTGCGCCGAGATGACCTGGCAGCTGCGCGGGCAGGCGGAAGCGCGCCAGGTCGCGAGCGCCGCGACGAAGGACGGTGTGGCACTGCAGCACAACATCGGCCTCGGGGGTGCTGTCGTCGTCACCGCCTACCGGCCGGCTCAACGGTAG
- a CDS encoding NAD-dependent malic enzyme, with product MRLHTSPDHGQVGAVATAIAQAGGVVTGIDVVESSPTRLRLDVTCSAADGDHALQLQAAVDALDGVEVYKVSDRTFLLHLGGKIEVSSKVPLKTRDDLSMAYTPGVGRVSQAIADNPEDVSRLTIKGNSVAVVTDGSAVLGLGNIGPEAALPVMEGKAALFKRFANIDAWPICLATQDTDQIVEIVAGIAPGFGGINLEDIAAPRCFEIEQRLRERLDIPVFHDDQHGTAIVVLAALLNALRVVEKDLAAARIVVSGAGAAGTAIVTLLLAAGATDVVVYDRVGCLVPGLEGLSASQETLAEVTNPRRVSGDLRTGLQGADVFVGVSAPGILAPEWITEMAPRAIVFALANPDPEVDPIDAARYAEVVASGRSDYPNQINNVLAFPGVFRGLLDARAQEVSVEKLLAAARAIAGVVHPDELNPSFIIPSVFHPDVPGAVAAAVQQG from the coding sequence ATGCGGCTGCACACCTCGCCGGACCACGGCCAGGTGGGCGCGGTCGCGACCGCCATCGCCCAGGCCGGAGGGGTGGTCACCGGCATCGACGTCGTGGAGTCGAGCCCGACCCGGCTGCGCCTCGACGTCACCTGCTCGGCCGCGGACGGCGACCACGCGCTGCAGCTGCAGGCCGCGGTCGACGCCTTGGACGGGGTCGAGGTGTACAAGGTCAGCGACCGGACCTTCCTGCTCCACCTCGGCGGCAAGATCGAGGTCTCCTCTAAGGTCCCGCTCAAGACCCGCGACGACCTGTCGATGGCCTACACCCCCGGCGTCGGACGGGTGAGCCAGGCGATCGCCGACAACCCCGAGGACGTCTCCCGCCTGACCATCAAGGGCAACAGCGTCGCCGTGGTCACCGACGGCTCGGCCGTGCTCGGACTCGGCAACATCGGCCCCGAGGCCGCCCTGCCGGTGATGGAGGGCAAGGCCGCGCTGTTCAAGCGGTTCGCGAACATCGACGCCTGGCCGATCTGCCTGGCCACCCAGGACACCGACCAGATCGTCGAGATCGTCGCCGGCATCGCCCCCGGCTTCGGCGGTATCAACCTCGAGGACATCGCCGCGCCACGCTGCTTCGAGATCGAGCAGCGTCTCCGCGAACGCCTCGACATCCCGGTCTTCCACGACGACCAGCACGGCACCGCCATCGTCGTCCTCGCCGCCCTGCTCAACGCACTGCGGGTCGTGGAGAAGGACCTGGCCGCTGCCCGCATCGTCGTCTCCGGAGCCGGAGCCGCCGGTACGGCGATCGTGACCCTGCTGCTCGCCGCGGGCGCGACCGACGTGGTCGTCTACGACCGAGTCGGGTGCCTGGTCCCCGGCCTCGAGGGACTCTCGGCGTCGCAAGAGACCCTGGCCGAGGTCACCAACCCGCGCCGGGTCAGCGGCGACCTGCGCACCGGCCTCCAGGGTGCGGACGTCTTCGTCGGCGTCAGCGCGCCCGGCATCCTGGCCCCTGAGTGGATCACCGAGATGGCCCCTCGTGCGATCGTCTTCGCGCTGGCCAACCCGGACCCCGAGGTCGACCCGATCGACGCCGCGAGGTACGCCGAGGTCGTGGCCAGCGGTCGCTCGGACTACCCGAACCAGATCAACAACGTGCTTGCGTTTCCCGGCGTCTTCCGCGGGCTGCTGGACGCGCGCGCCCAGGAGGTCAGCGTCGAGAAGCTGCTCGCAGCGGCGCGTGCGATCGCCGGGGTCGTCCACCCCGACGAGCTGAACCCGAGCTTCATCATCCCGTCGGTCTTCCACCCGGACGTCCCGGGTGCGGTGGCGGCGGCGGTGCAGCAGGGCTGA
- a CDS encoding dihydrodipicolinate reductase — translation MSTPKRVVVWGTGVVGKMVIAEIVKSPVFELVGVGVSNPEKVGKDAGEICGIDATGVIATDSVEELVALKPDALVHYGPTAQYADENIRVMTSFLRAGIDVTSTAMTPWVWPGMKQNPDVWIDPITEACKEGNSSCFTTGIDPGFANDLFPLTLMGLCGEVKSVRASELLDYTDYEGDYEDEMGIGRSPDFSPLLEIPDILIMAWGATVPMIAHAAGIELDDITTTWEKWVTPTDRPSAKGIVKAGDVAAIRFTINGVYQGREVITLEHVNRIGLDAAPEWPSGSGDDVYRVDIDGSPSISQETAFRFTDGSGRAPAVAGCLATGLRALNAVPAVNDLPAGWVTALDLPLIPGVGTIR, via the coding sequence ATGAGCACACCGAAGCGCGTCGTCGTCTGGGGTACCGGGGTCGTCGGCAAGATGGTCATCGCCGAGATCGTGAAGAGCCCCGTTTTCGAGCTGGTCGGCGTCGGGGTGAGCAACCCCGAGAAGGTCGGCAAGGACGCCGGCGAGATCTGCGGCATCGACGCGACCGGCGTGATCGCGACCGACTCGGTCGAGGAGCTCGTGGCGCTGAAGCCGGACGCGCTGGTGCACTACGGCCCCACCGCTCAGTACGCCGACGAGAACATCCGCGTGATGACGTCGTTCCTGCGTGCGGGCATCGACGTCACCTCCACGGCGATGACGCCCTGGGTCTGGCCGGGCATGAAGCAGAACCCCGACGTGTGGATCGACCCGATCACCGAAGCGTGCAAGGAGGGCAACTCCTCCTGCTTCACCACCGGCATCGACCCCGGGTTCGCCAACGACCTGTTCCCGCTGACCCTGATGGGCCTGTGCGGCGAGGTGAAGAGCGTCCGCGCCTCCGAGCTGCTCGACTACACCGACTACGAGGGTGACTACGAGGACGAGATGGGCATCGGCCGCTCCCCCGACTTCTCACCCCTGCTCGAGATCCCGGACATCCTCATCATGGCCTGGGGTGCGACCGTCCCGATGATCGCGCACGCCGCCGGCATCGAGCTCGACGACATCACCACGACCTGGGAGAAGTGGGTCACCCCCACCGACCGCCCGAGCGCCAAGGGCATCGTGAAGGCCGGCGACGTCGCCGCCATCCGGTTCACCATCAACGGCGTCTACCAGGGCCGCGAGGTCATCACGCTCGAGCACGTCAACCGGATCGGCCTGGACGCCGCCCCGGAGTGGCCGTCCGGCTCGGGCGACGACGTCTACCGCGTGGACATCGACGGCTCGCCGTCGATCAGTCAGGAGACCGCGTTCCGGTTCACCGACGGCAGCGGTCGCGCGCCGGCGGTCGCGGGTTGTCTGGCCACGGGCCTGCGCGCGCTCAACGCCGTGCCGGCGGTCAACGACCTGCCGGCCGGCTGGGTCACCGCACTGGACCTGCCGCTGATCCCGGGCGTCGGCACCATCCGCTGA
- a CDS encoding YajQ family cyclic di-GMP-binding protein produces the protein MADSSFDIVSKIDKQEVDNALSQAAKELAQRYDFKGTGAEIKWSGEQIEISANADDRASAVLELFKEKLIKRSQSLKIVDATEPRASGRESKITITLKEGITSEDAKKLGKLIRDEGPKSVKAQIQGDELRVSSKSRDDLQAVQQLINSQDLDFAVQFTNRR, from the coding sequence ATGGCCGACTCATCGTTCGACATCGTGAGCAAGATCGACAAGCAGGAAGTCGACAACGCCCTCTCCCAGGCAGCGAAAGAACTGGCCCAGCGCTACGACTTCAAGGGCACCGGCGCCGAGATCAAGTGGTCCGGCGAGCAGATCGAGATCTCTGCGAACGCCGACGACCGCGCCTCCGCCGTGCTCGAGCTCTTCAAGGAGAAGCTGATCAAGCGGTCCCAGTCGCTGAAGATCGTCGACGCCACCGAACCGCGCGCTTCGGGTCGGGAGTCGAAGATCACGATCACCCTCAAGGAGGGCATCACGTCAGAGGACGCGAAGAAGCTCGGCAAGCTGATCCGCGACGAGGGCCCCAAGAGCGTCAAGGCGCAGATCCAGGGCGACGAGCTCCGCGTGTCGAGCAAGAGCCGCGACGACCTGCAGGCCGTTCAGCAGCTGATCAACAGCCAGGACCTCGACTTCGCGGTCCAGTTCACCAACCGCCGCTGA
- a CDS encoding AMP-binding protein, with product MKFSSLPRTLALEALSFREAVRAGLFRLDRPTVFYRGVRGMRTYGPMGGVLVFSGERYPDRAAVVDELGTLTYGELLARATALANTWLDDGFAAGSGIGILARNHRGFVEASFAAAMIGARLIYLNTDFGGPAIVDVCEREGIDILVVDQGYAPLVEGVRTRGGTYLAWIEDPSTLGTTPTLESAIASGSTALPPKPAAQAKVIILTSGTTGRPKGTERPNPRSLIPVGGLFVKVPYRSGGVLEACPPFFHSLGYAQLMLGITLGMTVVMRRYFDPAATLASIERNKVTMLAAVPVMLQRIVDLGPEARAGLDLSSLSVVLSGGSQLGADLAVRVTEAFGPVLRNLYASTEVAYVSIASPEELAIHPGTVGSAFLGSTVKILDDTGRELPVGETGRIFVANGVQFSGYTGGGGKEIVGGLMSSGDVGHFDENGLLFVDGRDDEMIISGGENLFPGEVEECLAAHPGVLEVAAIGVPDEEFGARISVFIVRGPQGSDLTEDDVRTYVRSTLARFKVPRDVTFLEELPRNPAGKVLKRVLVDLDA from the coding sequence ATGAAGTTCTCCAGTCTCCCCCGGACGCTCGCCCTCGAGGCGCTGTCGTTCCGCGAAGCCGTGCGCGCCGGTCTGTTCCGGCTCGACCGGCCCACCGTCTTCTACCGCGGCGTCCGCGGCATGCGGACCTACGGGCCGATGGGCGGTGTGCTGGTCTTCTCCGGCGAGCGCTACCCCGACCGCGCCGCAGTGGTCGACGAGCTCGGCACCCTGACGTACGGCGAGCTGCTCGCCCGCGCGACCGCGCTCGCCAACACCTGGCTCGACGACGGGTTCGCCGCCGGCAGCGGGATCGGCATCCTGGCCCGCAACCACCGCGGTTTCGTGGAGGCCTCCTTCGCCGCGGCGATGATCGGCGCCCGGCTGATCTACCTGAACACCGACTTCGGCGGGCCCGCGATCGTGGACGTCTGCGAGCGCGAGGGCATCGACATCCTCGTCGTCGACCAGGGCTACGCGCCGCTGGTCGAGGGTGTGCGCACCCGCGGAGGTACCTACCTCGCCTGGATCGAGGACCCGAGCACGCTTGGCACCACCCCGACACTCGAGTCCGCCATCGCCTCCGGGTCGACCGCGCTGCCGCCGAAGCCCGCGGCGCAGGCGAAGGTGATCATCCTGACCAGCGGCACCACCGGACGGCCGAAGGGCACCGAGCGCCCCAACCCGCGCTCGCTGATCCCGGTCGGCGGTCTGTTCGTGAAGGTGCCCTACCGCAGCGGCGGCGTGCTCGAGGCCTGCCCGCCGTTCTTCCACTCGCTCGGCTACGCCCAGCTGATGCTCGGTATCACGCTCGGTATGACCGTGGTGATGCGCCGGTACTTCGACCCCGCAGCGACGCTGGCCAGCATCGAGCGCAACAAGGTGACCATGCTGGCCGCCGTCCCGGTGATGCTCCAGCGGATCGTCGACCTCGGCCCCGAGGCGCGTGCGGGGCTGGACCTCAGCAGCCTGTCGGTGGTGCTCTCCGGGGGCTCGCAGCTCGGCGCCGACCTGGCCGTCCGGGTGACCGAGGCGTTCGGCCCGGTGCTGCGCAACCTCTACGCCTCGACCGAGGTCGCCTACGTCTCGATCGCGAGTCCCGAGGAGCTCGCGATCCACCCGGGCACCGTCGGCAGCGCCTTCCTCGGGTCGACCGTGAAGATCCTCGACGACACCGGGCGCGAGCTCCCCGTCGGGGAGACCGGGCGGATCTTCGTCGCCAACGGCGTCCAGTTCTCCGGCTACACCGGTGGCGGCGGCAAGGAGATCGTCGGCGGCCTGATGTCGTCGGGCGACGTCGGCCACTTCGACGAGAACGGTCTGCTCTTCGTCGACGGCCGTGACGACGAGATGATCATCTCCGGTGGTGAGAACCTCTTCCCCGGCGAGGTCGAGGAGTGCCTGGCGGCGCACCCCGGTGTGCTGGAGGTGGCGGCGATCGGCGTACCGGACGAGGAGTTCGGTGCCCGCATCAGCGTCTTCATCGTGCGTGGCCCCCAGGGTTCCGACCTCACCGAGGACGACGTCCGGACCTACGTCCGCTCCACGTTGGCCCGGTTCAAGGTCCCGCGCGACGTCACCTTCCTCGAGGAGCTGCCGCGCAACCCGGCCGGCAAGGTCCTCAAACGCGTGCTGGTCGACCTGGACGCATGA
- a CDS encoding MFS transporter, whose translation MSTTQTEPDSETGVDPRRWLALVVIAVAQLMVVLDASIVNIALPSAQEALGITDANRQWVITAYALAFGGLLLLGGRIADFIGRKRAFVIGLVGFGVASAVGGLAQNQGELFGARGLQGAFAALMAPAALSLITVTFSEPKERAKAFGVYGGISGGGAALGLILGGVLTEYASWRWTLLVNTPIAIATAAAAVVLVRESRAEGKPRYDIPGVVTSTLGLGALVYGFTKANESGWSAASTISLLAAAVVLLAAFVVIERKTAEPLLPPRVFTERNRAGAFLVSLLLGLALFGMFLFLVYYMQGTLHYSAVKSGLAFLPFSVGVIVGAGIASTVLPRFGPRPLMVGGTAMAAVGMLLFTQITVDGAYLSTVLPAQIVMSVGMGLAFVALSSTALVGVEEHDAGVASALVNTTQQVGGSLGTALLNTIAATATASYLSAQAGKAAEGLVHGYTVAFNWGLGALVLASVLSAVLVTKQRPAPEVEGEETAFEHAEELALI comes from the coding sequence ATGTCCACGACCCAGACCGAACCCGATTCCGAGACGGGGGTCGACCCCCGCCGATGGTTGGCACTGGTCGTCATCGCCGTCGCCCAGCTGATGGTCGTTCTCGACGCCAGCATCGTCAACATCGCCCTGCCGTCGGCCCAGGAGGCACTGGGGATCACCGACGCCAACCGCCAGTGGGTGATCACGGCGTACGCCCTCGCCTTCGGCGGGCTCCTCCTGCTGGGCGGTCGGATCGCCGACTTCATCGGCCGGAAGCGGGCCTTCGTCATCGGCCTCGTCGGTTTCGGGGTCGCGTCCGCCGTCGGCGGCCTCGCCCAGAACCAGGGCGAGCTCTTCGGCGCCCGCGGGCTCCAGGGCGCGTTCGCCGCCCTGATGGCGCCGGCAGCGCTGTCGCTCATCACCGTCACCTTCAGCGAGCCGAAGGAGCGCGCCAAGGCGTTCGGCGTCTACGGCGGCATCTCCGGAGGTGGCGCTGCGCTCGGGCTGATCCTCGGCGGCGTCCTGACCGAGTACGCGTCGTGGCGCTGGACCCTGCTGGTGAACACGCCGATCGCGATCGCCACCGCCGCTGCGGCGGTCGTCCTGGTGCGCGAGAGCCGGGCCGAGGGCAAGCCGAGGTACGACATCCCCGGCGTGGTCACCAGCACCCTGGGCCTGGGTGCCCTCGTCTACGGCTTCACCAAGGCCAACGAGAGCGGTTGGTCCGCTGCCAGCACCATCTCGCTGCTCGCCGCTGCCGTGGTGCTGCTGGCCGCCTTCGTGGTGATCGAGCGGAAGACCGCCGAGCCGCTGCTGCCGCCGCGCGTCTTCACCGAGCGGAACCGGGCCGGCGCTTTCCTGGTCTCGTTGCTGCTCGGCCTGGCGCTGTTCGGGATGTTCCTGTTCCTCGTCTACTACATGCAGGGCACGCTGCACTACTCGGCGGTGAAGTCGGGACTGGCGTTCCTGCCGTTCAGCGTCGGCGTCATCGTCGGTGCCGGGATCGCCAGCACGGTGCTCCCCCGCTTCGGGCCCCGACCGCTCATGGTCGGCGGTACGGCAATGGCCGCGGTCGGCATGCTCCTGTTCACCCAGATCACGGTCGACGGGGCCTACCTCTCCACCGTGCTGCCGGCACAGATCGTGATGAGCGTCGGCATGGGCCTGGCGTTCGTCGCCCTGTCCAGCACCGCCCTGGTCGGGGTCGAGGAGCACGACGCGGGCGTGGCCAGCGCCCTGGTCAACACCACCCAGCAGGTGGGTGGCTCCCTCGGTACGGCGCTGCTCAACACCATCGCCGCCACGGCGACGGCGTCCTACCTCTCGGCCCAGGCCGGGAAGGCCGCCGAGGGCCTGGTCCACGGCTACACCGTCGCCTTCAACTGGGGCCTCGGCGCCCTGGTGCTCGCCTCGGTGCTCTCCGCGGTCCTCGTGACCAAGCAGCGTCCCGCGCCCGAGGTCGAGGGTGAGGAGACGGCGTTCGAGCACGCCGAGGAGCTCGCGCTCATCTGA
- a CDS encoding SDR family NAD(P)-dependent oxidoreductase, with amino-acid sequence MDLSGRGIAKAVVQRANSFGATPISSRSVLNRSVGRIGDSKGASALRKAVGGKVVLITGASSGIGRAAAVHLAAAGAEVLVVARSEDQLAEVVEEITADGGTAVAYRCDLADFDQIDALVTKVLDRHGHVDVLVNNAGMSIRRKVRHSQERFQDFERPMHLNYFAAVRLTMGLLPTMVERESGQVINISSWAALLRPSRFSGYTASKAALEAWSDCVQGEVLGDGIVFTSVRMPLVRTPMISPTKLYNRMPALTMDQAAEVVCDATVSRSRRVTPLVASWVSFAESISPALGDVIRKNAI; translated from the coding sequence ATGGATCTGAGCGGACGCGGTATCGCGAAGGCAGTCGTGCAGCGGGCGAACTCGTTCGGGGCGACGCCGATCAGCTCGCGGTCGGTGCTGAACCGGTCCGTGGGCCGCATCGGTGACAGCAAGGGCGCTTCCGCGCTGCGCAAGGCCGTCGGCGGCAAGGTTGTCCTGATCACCGGCGCCTCCTCCGGCATCGGCCGTGCGGCCGCCGTGCACCTGGCCGCCGCCGGCGCCGAGGTGCTCGTGGTCGCACGCAGCGAGGACCAGCTTGCCGAGGTCGTCGAGGAGATCACTGCCGACGGCGGCACGGCCGTGGCCTACCGCTGCGACCTGGCTGACTTCGACCAGATCGATGCGCTGGTCACCAAGGTCCTCGACCGGCACGGCCACGTCGACGTCCTGGTCAACAACGCGGGCATGTCCATCCGGCGCAAGGTTCGGCACTCCCAGGAGCGCTTCCAGGACTTCGAACGCCCGATGCACCTCAACTACTTCGCCGCCGTCCGGCTGACGATGGGTCTGCTTCCGACGATGGTCGAGCGCGAGTCCGGCCAGGTCATCAACATCTCCAGCTGGGCGGCCCTGCTGCGGCCGTCACGCTTCTCCGGCTACACCGCCTCCAAGGCTGCCCTCGAGGCGTGGTCCGACTGCGTGCAGGGGGAGGTCCTCGGCGACGGGATCGTCTTCACCTCGGTGCGGATGCCGCTGGTGCGCACGCCGATGATCAGTCCCACCAAGCTCTACAACCGGATGCCGGCCCTGACGATGGACCAGGCGGCCGAGGTCGTCTGCGACGCGACGGTCAGCCGCTCGCGCCGCGTGACGCCGCTCGTCGCCAGCTGGGTCAGCTTCGCGGAGTCGATCAGCCCCGCGCTGGGCGACGTGATCCGCAAGAACGCGATCTGA
- a CDS encoding methyltransferase yields MPASRPSRAREALTIAKALVVGGERREAAIARIVRPTNLFQPYTTTSPDRYPDEFEQVRTTLVVAEPRILSFGCSSGDELLTLRLYFPTSRIDGIDANPLAIRTARKRIAAAGLTDRITATKGTDASAVPPASYDAVLALAVFRHGGLSDSPPRCDHLIRFADFERTVSDLGAAVKPGGVFVIRHANFRFTDCAVAAGFELVQGGYASGGAGGLPSPVYGRDDELLDLDQRDDGIYRRT; encoded by the coding sequence GTGCCCGCTTCTCGACCGTCCCGTGCCCGCGAGGCTCTGACGATCGCCAAGGCGCTAGTCGTCGGCGGTGAACGCCGCGAGGCGGCGATTGCCCGCATCGTGCGGCCGACGAACCTGTTCCAGCCGTACACGACGACCAGTCCCGACCGGTACCCGGACGAGTTCGAGCAGGTCCGTACGACGCTCGTCGTCGCGGAGCCGCGGATCCTGTCGTTCGGGTGCTCCTCGGGCGACGAGCTGCTGACGCTCCGGCTTTACTTCCCGACCAGCCGGATCGACGGGATCGACGCGAACCCGCTGGCGATCCGCACGGCACGCAAGCGGATCGCCGCGGCCGGTCTGACCGACCGGATCACCGCGACGAAGGGGACCGATGCCTCCGCGGTGCCGCCGGCGTCGTACGACGCGGTGCTGGCTCTCGCCGTCTTCCGGCACGGGGGACTGAGCGACTCGCCGCCGCGCTGCGACCACCTGATCCGGTTCGCCGACTTCGAGCGCACCGTGTCCGACCTTGGGGCCGCGGTGAAGCCGGGCGGGGTGTTCGTGATCCGGCACGCGAACTTCCGGTTCACCGACTGCGCAGTCGCTGCCGGGTTCGAGCTCGTTCAGGGCGGCTACGCCTCAGGCGGGGCCGGGGGACTGCCGTCGCCGGTCTACGGGCGCGACGACGAGCTTCTCGACCTCGACCAGCGCGACGACGGGATCTACCGGCGTACCTGA
- a CDS encoding LLM class flavin-dependent oxidoreductase, with protein sequence MPLTDASQVRIDAVMWPDSSWPTLRQEWLDAERLGIQRGWLYDHLALSGRPAFHDAYVSLSAAAEATSTIGLGTMVTAPNFRHPATTAKAALALHEISAGRFVLGLGAGGAGVDSDAIAEPGLARADRTARFAEFVGTTSRLLKEQRVDIEGRFFAARNLDLGGGAGACPGVAVAGTGRKGMELAARHASMWITQDVVQDPRVGAPTAYEEVSRQVVILDEVLAASGRGTTVARLVVLGYGGEQPLASLESFRDCIGRYAALGFETIAVLWPRGQHAAAQRDVLEAGLAELADH encoded by the coding sequence ATGCCTCTCACCGATGCCAGCCAGGTCAGGATCGACGCCGTCATGTGGCCCGACTCGAGCTGGCCGACGCTGCGCCAGGAGTGGCTCGACGCGGAGCGCCTCGGAATCCAGCGCGGCTGGCTCTACGACCACCTGGCGCTCTCCGGACGCCCCGCTTTCCACGACGCGTACGTCTCCCTGAGCGCAGCGGCCGAAGCCACCTCGACGATCGGTCTGGGCACGATGGTCACGGCACCCAACTTCCGTCACCCGGCCACCACAGCGAAGGCCGCACTGGCTCTGCACGAGATCAGTGCAGGTCGCTTCGTCCTGGGCCTCGGCGCGGGCGGGGCCGGGGTCGACTCCGACGCCATCGCAGAACCGGGCCTTGCCCGGGCCGACCGGACCGCGCGGTTCGCCGAGTTCGTCGGTACAACCTCCCGTCTCCTCAAGGAGCAACGGGTGGACATCGAAGGTCGCTTCTTCGCCGCTCGTAACCTCGACCTCGGCGGCGGAGCGGGTGCTTGCCCGGGGGTCGCGGTCGCGGGCACGGGCCGCAAGGGCATGGAGCTCGCGGCACGGCACGCGTCGATGTGGATCACCCAGGACGTCGTGCAGGACCCACGCGTCGGTGCTCCGACCGCGTACGAGGAGGTGTCCCGCCAGGTGGTGATCCTCGACGAGGTGCTCGCAGCGAGCGGACGCGGCACGACCGTGGCTCGACTGGTCGTCCTGGGCTACGGAGGCGAGCAACCGCTGGCCTCGTTGGAGTCGTTCCGCGACTGCATCGGGCGTTATGCCGCACTCGGCTTCGAGACGATCGCAGTGCTCTGGCCGCGAGGGCAGCACGCTGCGGCACAACGGGATGTGCTCGAGGCCGGTCTGGCGGAGCTGGCCGATCACTGA
- a CDS encoding MarR family transcriptional regulator, with the protein MGTPRDTDEQELALCASFPTDLTMLLHAAAGRMTDELDLAAVQMGLNDVRDWLVLAALDDGRQRTQLELSRVVCVDKTTLISVLDRLEKQDLVVRTVDPSDRRVRIPQITATGRKAYAKFAVARDAAEAAALEGVDEADRALLLGLLARIASRQDATLAAT; encoded by the coding sequence ATGGGCACCCCGCGGGACACCGACGAGCAAGAGCTGGCGCTCTGCGCGTCCTTCCCGACGGACCTGACCATGCTGCTGCACGCCGCCGCCGGCCGGATGACCGACGAGCTGGACCTCGCGGCGGTCCAGATGGGACTCAACGACGTCCGCGACTGGCTGGTGCTGGCCGCGCTCGACGACGGGCGTCAGCGCACCCAGCTCGAGCTGAGCCGGGTGGTGTGCGTGGACAAGACCACGCTGATCAGCGTCCTGGACCGGTTGGAGAAGCAGGACCTGGTGGTGCGCACGGTCGACCCGTCAGACCGCCGGGTGCGGATCCCGCAGATCACGGCAACCGGTCGCAAGGCCTACGCGAAGTTCGCCGTCGCCCGCGACGCCGCCGAGGCCGCCGCGCTCGAGGGGGTCGACGAGGCCGACCGGGCACTGCTGCTCGGTCTCCTGGCCCGCATCGCCAGCCGCCAGGACGCGACCCTGGCGGCGACCTGA